The Juglans microcarpa x Juglans regia isolate MS1-56 chromosome 2S, Jm3101_v1.0, whole genome shotgun sequence genome has a window encoding:
- the LOC121251669 gene encoding protein high chlorophyll fluorescent 107-like, with translation MEWKEGNVAKARELYQIALSINSTSESAARCLQAWGVLEQRLGNLSAARRLFRSSLNINSQSYVTWMTWASLEEDQSNSVRAEEIRNLYFQQVRYGQYCVLECKSWNVLKLCIGCILM, from the exons ATGGAATGGAAAGAAGGAAACGTCGCAAAGGCAAGGGAATTGTACCAAATAGCTCTGTCAATTAACTCAACTAGTGAAAGTGCTGCTCGATGTCTTCAG GCTTGGGGTGTTCTTGAACAGAGGCTTGGTAATTTATCAGCAGCCAGAAGATTATTTAGGTCCTCGTtgaatataaattcacaaagtTATGTAACCTGGATGACATGGGCATCATTGGAGGAGGACCAGAGCAACTCTGTACGTGCTGAGGAAATAAGAAACCTCTATTTTCAGCAGGTCAGATATGGTCAATATTG TGTATTGGAATGTAAGTCATGGAATGTGTTGAAACTGTGTATTGGATGTATTTTGATGTGA
- the LOC121253577 gene encoding uncharacterized protein LOC121253577 yields the protein MTFRRTLVTRLHGLIIRFEDIVSQNLTHNEKIKDFDDVSHHLEFEAERLEAAKPKHSVYIVESGLCKEFRPKHKKSKIRVVTGQVKKGSEISQHSKRGATEHIARDQVSFVEYRRIPDGSRDIKMGNGVSVEVLELANVEADVAVPGQPKKRTFKKFSFRGVDLDALLDMSTDKLVKLFHARARRRFQRGLKRKPMALIKKLRKAKREAPPGEKPEPVRTHLRNMIIVPEIKPEMIGHYLAEFSISYKPVKHGRPGIGATHSSRFIPLK from the exons ATGACGTTTAGGAGAACTTTAGTCACAAGGTTGCATGGATTAATTATAAGGTTTGAAGAC ATAGTGAGCCAGAATCTGACGCACAATGAGAAGATCAAGGATTTTGATGATGTGTCGCATCACTTGGAGTTtgaggctgagcgcctagaggctgctaAGCCCAAACATTCAGTCTATATAGTTGAGTCTGGTTTGTGCAAGGAATTTAGGCCTAAGCACAAGAAGTCTAAGATAAGGGTAGTTACTGGACAAGTGAAGAAAGGATCGGAAATTTCTCAACACAGCAAGAGAG gagcgaccgagCACATAGCACGAGATCAAGTCAGTTTTGTGGAGTATCGTAGGATTCCAGATgggagtcgtgatatcaagATGGGGAATGGAGTTAGCGTGGAGGTGTTAGAACTCG CGAATGTGGAAGCCGACGTTGCGGTGCCAGGGCAGCCGAAGAAGAGAACGTTCAAGAAGTTCAGCTTTAGAGGTGTCGATCTGGACGCACTTCTCGACATGTCCACCGACAAGCTTGTCAAGCTCTTCCACGCCCGCGCTCGCCGAAG GTTTCAACGCGGATTGAAGAGGAAGCCAATGGCGTTGATAAAAAAGCTGCGTAAGGCA AAACGTGAGGCACCACCCGGTGAGAAGCCAGAGCCAGTTAGGACTCACCTCCGCAACATGATCATTGTACCTGAAATCAAGCCAGAAATGATTGGACATTATCTAGCTGAATTCTCAATCAGTTACAAGCCTGTCAAGCATGGAAGGCCCGGCATTGGTGCTACCCACTCCTCCAGGTTCATTCCTCTCAAGTGA
- the LOC121251712 gene encoding histone H1-like gives MATEEQPTVPLESPPEPESTEPAEGKPAPNKASKSRKPKEPKAKKPPVPRKPPSHPPYEVMIKEAIVTLKEKTGSSQYAIAKLVEDKHKQLPPNFKKLLLFHLKKLVASGKLVKVKSSYKLPSPKPTAAAVEKKKPATAVKPKPKAKPSTSKAKVVKTTSKAAPAKSKSAAKPKPKPKAKPTPKAAVKPKAAAPKPKSAPSKPKPAPKTKAAPAKAKAAPKPKPKEKPAKAPRTSTRTSPGKKAPPPKPATKKAAATKKAPAKSVKLKSVRSPAKRATAKRGRK, from the exons ATGGCCACCGAAGAGCAACCCACCGTTCCTCTTGAGTCCCCTCCAGAGCCGGAGTCCACCGAACCGGCAGAGGGAAAACCTGCCCCCAACAAAGCTAGCAAGTCGAGGAAACCAAAGGAACCCAAAGCCAAAAAGCCTCCCGTACCGAGAAAACCTCCATCTCATCCTCCGTATGAAGTG atgattaaGGAAGCGATTGTGACGCTGAAGGAAAAGACCGGTTCGAGTCAGTACGCGATCGCGAAGCTCGTCGAGGACAAGCACAAGCAGCTTCCGCCGAACTTCAAAAAGCTCTTGTTGTTTCATTTGAAGAAACTTGTGGCTTCTGGGAAGCTCGTTAAAGTCAAGAGTTCGTACAAGCTTCCATCTCCGAAGCCAACTGCAGCGGCAGTCGAGAAGAAGAAGCCGGCTACGGCTGTGAAACCGAAGCCGAAAGCAAAGCCTTCTACTTCGAAGGCCAAGGTAGTGAAAACGACGTCTAAGGCTGCGCCGGCAAAGTCTAAGTCTGCTGCGAAGCCGAAACCAAAGCCTAAGGCCAAGCCAACGCCAAAAGCCGCTGTGAAGCCCAAGGCTGCTGCTCCGAAGCCGAAGTCTGCTCCGTCTAAGCCGAAGCCTGCTCCGAAGACAAAGGCCGCTCCGGCTAAGGCAAAGGCAGCTCCGAAGCCAAAACCTAAGGAGAAGCCGGCTAAGGCTCCAAGGACATCGACGAGGACCTCTCCCGGGAAGAAAGCCCCGCCTCCCAAGCCGGCAACGAAGAAGGCAGCAGCAACCAAGAAGGCTCCAGCTAAAAGCGTGAAGCTCAAGAGCGTGAGGTCGCCGGCGAAGCGGGCCACAGCGAAGAGgggaagaaagtga